In Nicotiana tabacum cultivar K326 chromosome 10, ASM71507v2, whole genome shotgun sequence, the DNA window TCCCCCAGTAAGGTTTTGGTAAATTCATAGTAAACATTAGAGATCGTGCCACTTCTAGCAAATGCATATTTTCCTTTCAGCAACCCCATTTTGTGCACTAGTACAAAGACAACTAGTTTGTGGATTATCCCAAAAGACTCCAAATACGCACCAAAATCTTTACCCGTATATTATGTGCCATTGTCAGTTCGCAAGATTTTTATCTTAACCTCAAATTGGGTACAAATCATCTTATGAAATGACTGAAAATAGGAGAAGACTTCATTTTTTGCCTTTAACAAATATACCCAAGTCATCCTAGTATAAcaatcaataaaagtaacaaaccATCGACTACCAGACAAGGAAACTGTTTGAGTGGGACCCCATACATCAGAGTGAATAATCGAAAAAAGAGATAGTATTTTTATTGTCACTTAAAGGATAAGAGTTTCTAGTGTGCTTGGCATATTCACAAGCATCACAAGAGAAAGATTCAAAGTGAGTTCTAGAAAACAAACTAGGATATAATTTCTTTAGAACAAAAAAGGATGGTTGCCCCAACCGTCTATGCCACTGTATTATTTCTTGGTTAACGTTCTTATTTCCTCCAAAAAAGGCTTGACAAAAGGCTCGAGTTCCATCAATCTAATATAAGTCATCATGCAATCTACCACTGCCAATCCTCTTCCTTGTTTGAAGATCCTGAAACACACAATAATCGGGAAAGAACTCGACACTACATTTTAGTTGTTTGGTGATGGCGTTAACAGATAACAAGTTAACGGGAAACTCGGGTACATGAAGAATGGATGACAATGTAATATCAGGTGTACAGATAACAGAACCTGTTCTAGAGACAGGAGTTAGAGAGCCATTGGCTATTCTGACACAGTCCCCTTTGGGACTAGGAGAGTAGTTTTGAAAACCTTTAGAGGAGCCTGTCATGTATCTATTCGCACCAAAATCAATAATCCAATAATTAAGATTGGCATTAAAGGCAATACCTGACTGCACATAATTGGAAGTCCCAACATTAGAAGTGTCAAGTTTGTTCAGGAGACGGCGAAGGTGTTGCACTTCCTCTGAAGACAGAGTTTCTCCTGAAGCATTTTCTCCGAATGTTTCCATATTTTCTGCAATATTAGCTTGACCCCTTGATAGACCGACACACTTGCCTCCACGACCTCTAGTTAGTCTACCATGCAGTTTCCAGCATGTCTCTTTTGTATGTCTTGACTTTCCACAGTAGTCACAATACAAGTGATCTTTATCAGAAGTGAACGCCTTTGTTTGATCATGAGACACTGTTAACCCAGACTTCTCGGTTGGTGTGGAATAAAGCATGACTCCTCGTCGGATCTCTTCCTATTGAACATAAGAGTATGCATCCTCAAGAGAAGGAAAAGGAACTTTACCAAGAACTTGGACCCTGATCTGATCATACTCTGGGTTCAAACCAGCCAAAAAATCATATATCCTTTCCTTTTCAACcaatttttgaaagagaactgCATCATTGATACACTTCGCTTGGAGATCCTGATAGTAGTAAATTGCTTTCCATAACCCAGTTAACTCGAAATAGTAGTCAGTGATAGTCAACTTACCTTGCTTAGTGGCATGAATCTTATTTCGAATTTCAAAGACATGAGCGTCATTTCCCTTACGAGAGTAAGTGCGCTTAGTGGAATTCCAGATATTTTCAGT includes these proteins:
- the LOC142165075 gene encoding uncharacterized protein LOC142165075, which produces MHPRISKQYLLLDTTENIWNSTKRTYSRKGNDAHVFEIRNKIHATKQGKLTITDYYFELTGLWKAIYYYQDLQAKCINDAVLFQKLVEKERIYDFLAGLNPEYDQIRVQVLGKVPFPSLEDAYSYVQ